From the genome of Rathayibacter sp. VKM Ac-2804:
GCGCGGACGCCGCCGCGCCATGCTCGTCTCAGCTCCCCTCGTCCCACCCCGCTCAGCGGCGGATCACGCCCGGCTCGCCGTGCCGTGCGACCTCCCCTCGACGCTCCACGAAGGCACCGCCATGCGCGCGCGTCCGAACCGCCACCCGCTCCGCTTCGCCGTCGCCCTGGCGGCCGCGATGCTCGTGCTCGCGAGCGCGGCCGTCCCGGTCGCCGCGGCCGAGCGCGCCACGATCTCGGTCCTCGCGCTCGGCGACTCCATCAGCCAGGGGAGAGCCAGCTGCACGACCAAGGCCGACTGCCCGGTCAACTCCTGGTCGACCGGTTCCGCGCCCGCGGTCCGCTCCATCGCCACCCGGTTGCAGGAGATCGCTCCGGGCAGCGTCGTCAGCACGGCCAACTACGCGAAGTCCGGGAGCAGGATCCGTGCCGTCGCTGCCATGGTGACCACCGCGGCGGCGGCGGGAGCGTCGCCCGACGTCGTGACCCTGATGATCGGCGGCAACGACCTCTGCCACGGCGACCTCTACCCGGCGGCCGACGGCTACACGATGACGACGGCGGCGGCGTTCTCGACGTCCGCCTCCAGTCTGCTGCAGCAGATCGGCAGTACCTGGCCCACCGCGACGATCCTGCTCGGCTCGGTTGCGGACGTGGCCTCGGAGTGGGCGGGACTGCGCGGGGGACCGGCGGAGCCCGTCTGGGTCGCCGGCAAGCTGTGCCGGACGACCCGCGGTGTGACCGACACGGGCGTGCCCTTGACCGGCGAGGCGCAGACCGCCTCGGCGGCGGCCGCGGCCCTGCGCACCGAGCAGTACGACCGCGCGCTGGCCTCGGCCTGCGCCGCGGTCGGTCCGCGCTGCGTGTGGGACGGCGGCGCCTTCACCGCGACGCCGCTCACCCCCGACATCGTGTCGACCGTGGACTGGTTCCATCCGAACGCGCGCGGTCAGGCGCTGATCGCCGACGTGCTCTGGGGCCCGGAGCGAGTGCCGGCCTGGGCAGCGCGCTTCGCCGCGCCGCCGTCCCCGCCGCTTCCGTCCGTGACGCCGGCACCGACTCTCGAGCCGACGGCGACTCCGACTCCGGCTCCTGAGCCGACGGGTACCC
Proteins encoded in this window:
- a CDS encoding GDSL-type esterase/lipase family protein, translated to MRARPNRHPLRFAVALAAAMLVLASAAVPVAAAERATISVLALGDSISQGRASCTTKADCPVNSWSTGSAPAVRSIATRLQEIAPGSVVSTANYAKSGSRIRAVAAMVTTAAAAGASPDVVTLMIGGNDLCHGDLYPAADGYTMTTAAAFSTSASSLLQQIGSTWPTATILLGSVADVASEWAGLRGGPAEPVWVAGKLCRTTRGVTDTGVPLTGEAQTASAAAAALRTEQYDRALASACAAVGPRCVWDGGAFTATPLTPDIVSTVDWFHPNARGQALIADVLWGPERVPAWAARFAAPPSPPLPSVTPAPTLEPTATPTPAPEPTGTPLPTDTPVPAGGPLPTVTPTATAPAEPEPAAAPTAQPTSAPTSPATPAPTPFATPTADTPAPTPIPTAAPTPTPSPTSTPTPTPTPSATPTRTPTATPTPTPTRTPTATPTPTRTPTATPTPTRTPTPTRTPSATPTPTPVRDTTAPVARITSPAAGSTVVGTVTLVAVSDPDSASLVFWSGTTRIGAGKQAADGSWALTVSTGGFAKGSHPVTAKPVDRAGNTSTSAAITVTVR